A DNA window from Phycisphaerales bacterium AB-hyl4 contains the following coding sequences:
- a CDS encoding beta-galactosidase trimerization domain-containing protein, translated as MDESAAAVFTSESAPSRGGTYLDVTLSNAVTYYTLQYHIVRDPDNPDQADPNAWRHAPRAQGYLPLGITQPSAENWFRHGFIRWTFGDYNIQEVVPEFRVIREGGDDAAVEFVWDTPVARAVARFVLAKDSDMLMMFGHYELKQEIDGPVRMLLNAYPVTFSAPHQREATTATGTRSEGTHRLDLQKERWVLLEDTFPGRSGAGPAGLLLGSHEGFDSATVRSIGGYNQSVDLRLNQDKRQFAVAFHESPDLPEIDETRLYFRRHGNAMASALARYDFGQVDEEPVTLPIDERRVAQLRDVRGDLLNREYERWEAADPDPQFPWASKLPNGPISIGLLTPRYTAYDTMQLGARLDVDVQNIYFDTPSALADTSWWLYHPTLDTLGTPVAEREAMRVATNPDHDLFLVAGLDGSAVPERVREAILKQVYSGKTLLITGQRSRWDRMAAWPDEMTETRDDSILASVLDVMPWSDIPGLRRQDPDADGDEPFRAYRYGQGQVIVFQPGLGARQSALVPQSINETGLDVTMDRVLALHGVVMSAAAGREWIHHVRFASHDARIAAGQALDLSLDVDSKLNEHDELSARVRVQDEFGTTYKLEHRSIDLDQARVRVPALPASQMAYFVDIALEDAEGRSLGYASTALRVEGDTKLGSLSFAPKDERFDGAVPLVDLPGEGVLQVEYKFDPGQESPADRMVWTVGDVFGRLVTQKEQKNPGEEGVVELTLSRPITVPHHLKVTAYRGDTPLYTHQQAFTRPVPYPYDEFSAVIWGAAPESYPSLRHAAQKANELGIEGMLLPHMRAPTGRVTGDTPARLFAQVAETGMRTVPYITRIAGEGTDDHKRKPSLYDAQWISEHERAVDHVSRMAAPYQPAAYTLGDENYILRSVPSEVADDPETMDAFRDWLEERYETIDALNEAWDREYRRFDDIGSPVWLEEAAGEPGRAVAWFDHKVFMDHAFAHRHEAFADIVRKRDPNARVGFDGFMRYHWMAGYDFDRLTRNLDLNQVYSHRPPQGEIVSSLSGENAFTGEWQNHLAGMEEGFAAIPWHNLFKGHNSVWWWTMWGNNTSPFYPDLTLAPHGETFTASLAQIRQGLGRLLVQAERDHSKIAILYNPIDIFASKLAESVAPGSIFAGDKAWVRNHEGVIRLLDDLGYSYRHVAASRLIEQPDTLNQYEVLFLPLATCLSDELAEHVREFVQLGGTVIADGRTGIMREDGGLRDARPLNDLFGIDAVAGLEALSAGSSERQVVVRGQSIMLDAIEPSLKVADAKPLLTADDTPMVLRRQHERGQAVMLNFSFKQVRELRLRHEADPLLALFGSLLRESNVRPHARLVANGGAARNTKMSLFRNGASRYLGIEQDIFRDAFMGTIPDEEATVRLDEPTYVYDMRTGELVDDEPTDTWRITLKRGYPHLFALLPYRIVSLDVEGPASVEAGQSARLTINVGVSEGTGDRHVVHVQAIPPNSDEPYRMYSHNVDCDADGVGESTIPFAVNDPAGTWIIIVRDAATGKTTTRELELVSGG; from the coding sequence TTGGACGAAAGTGCAGCGGCAGTATTCACCAGTGAGTCCGCACCATCCAGAGGTGGCACGTACCTGGACGTCACGCTGTCCAACGCGGTGACGTATTACACACTGCAATACCATATCGTTCGTGATCCGGACAACCCGGATCAGGCGGATCCAAACGCTTGGCGTCACGCACCGAGAGCTCAAGGCTATTTGCCTCTCGGAATCACCCAGCCCTCGGCGGAGAACTGGTTTCGGCATGGGTTCATTCGATGGACGTTCGGTGATTACAACATTCAGGAAGTCGTTCCCGAGTTTCGGGTGATTCGTGAAGGCGGTGACGATGCAGCCGTTGAATTTGTCTGGGACACCCCCGTGGCTCGTGCGGTGGCGCGGTTCGTCCTGGCTAAAGACAGCGATATGCTCATGATGTTCGGCCATTACGAGTTGAAGCAGGAGATAGACGGCCCGGTCCGAATGTTGTTGAACGCTTATCCGGTGACATTCTCCGCACCCCATCAGCGTGAAGCGACCACCGCGACGGGTACGCGGTCCGAAGGCACACATCGGCTTGATTTGCAGAAGGAGCGATGGGTGCTTCTTGAAGACACTTTCCCAGGGCGCTCGGGCGCGGGGCCGGCGGGCCTGTTGCTGGGATCGCACGAAGGCTTTGATAGCGCCACTGTCCGCAGCATCGGCGGATACAACCAGAGTGTGGATTTGCGACTCAACCAGGACAAGCGTCAGTTCGCGGTTGCTTTTCATGAGTCTCCCGATCTGCCGGAAATCGATGAGACCCGCTTGTATTTTCGCCGTCATGGAAATGCCATGGCCAGCGCGTTGGCGAGATATGACTTCGGCCAAGTCGACGAAGAGCCGGTCACATTGCCGATCGACGAAAGACGCGTTGCTCAGCTACGCGACGTTCGTGGCGATCTTTTGAATCGGGAGTACGAGCGATGGGAAGCTGCTGATCCCGATCCGCAATTTCCGTGGGCATCGAAACTGCCGAACGGCCCGATCAGCATTGGCTTGTTGACCCCTCGATACACGGCGTACGACACGATGCAACTCGGTGCACGATTAGATGTTGATGTGCAGAACATCTACTTCGACACACCAAGTGCGTTGGCAGATACAAGTTGGTGGCTTTATCACCCGACGCTCGACACGCTTGGCACGCCGGTGGCGGAGCGTGAAGCGATGCGGGTTGCAACGAACCCGGATCATGATCTGTTTCTCGTCGCAGGCCTTGATGGTTCCGCCGTTCCGGAGCGCGTGCGAGAAGCCATTCTCAAGCAGGTCTACAGCGGCAAAACGTTGTTGATCACCGGCCAGCGTTCGCGGTGGGACCGCATGGCGGCGTGGCCTGATGAGATGACCGAAACACGCGACGACTCAATTCTTGCCTCTGTTCTGGACGTTATGCCCTGGAGTGACATTCCCGGCCTTCGTCGGCAGGACCCCGACGCCGATGGGGACGAACCCTTTCGCGCTTACCGATATGGCCAAGGCCAGGTGATCGTGTTCCAGCCGGGGTTGGGGGCACGCCAAAGTGCGCTCGTGCCGCAAAGTATCAATGAAACCGGGCTGGATGTGACGATGGACCGGGTGCTTGCGCTGCACGGAGTTGTGATGTCCGCTGCGGCCGGGCGCGAGTGGATTCATCATGTGCGCTTCGCGAGCCATGACGCTCGCATTGCCGCAGGCCAGGCGCTGGACCTGTCGCTTGATGTGGATTCGAAGCTCAACGAGCATGATGAGCTTTCCGCTCGTGTTCGTGTTCAGGATGAATTCGGAACGACATACAAACTCGAACATCGCAGCATTGATCTCGATCAGGCGAGGGTACGTGTGCCCGCGCTGCCGGCGTCCCAGATGGCTTACTTTGTTGACATTGCCCTTGAAGACGCCGAGGGGCGGTCGCTCGGCTACGCAAGCACGGCGCTTCGCGTTGAAGGCGACACGAAACTCGGGAGTTTATCTTTTGCCCCCAAAGATGAACGTTTCGATGGGGCGGTTCCCCTGGTCGACCTTCCTGGCGAAGGCGTATTACAGGTCGAGTACAAGTTCGACCCGGGGCAGGAAAGCCCGGCGGATCGGATGGTATGGACAGTGGGGGACGTATTTGGTCGCCTTGTCACTCAAAAGGAGCAGAAAAATCCTGGCGAGGAAGGTGTGGTGGAGTTGACGCTTTCTCGGCCGATCACTGTACCGCATCATCTGAAGGTGACGGCTTATCGGGGCGACACGCCGCTCTACACGCACCAGCAGGCATTCACTCGGCCTGTGCCATACCCGTATGACGAATTTTCGGCTGTCATCTGGGGGGCCGCGCCTGAAAGCTATCCTAGCCTTAGGCACGCCGCTCAGAAAGCGAATGAACTGGGAATCGAAGGCATGCTCCTGCCGCACATGCGTGCGCCGACCGGCCGGGTGACCGGTGATACGCCAGCGAGGCTTTTTGCTCAAGTGGCAGAGACCGGCATGCGCACCGTTCCTTATATCACCCGGATCGCCGGTGAAGGCACGGATGATCACAAACGAAAACCGAGCCTTTACGATGCGCAGTGGATCAGCGAACACGAGCGTGCTGTCGACCATGTGAGTCGGATGGCAGCACCATACCAGCCGGCGGCGTACACCCTCGGCGATGAAAACTATATTCTCCGTTCCGTGCCCTCGGAAGTGGCGGACGATCCCGAAACGATGGATGCGTTTCGCGATTGGCTCGAAGAACGATATGAAACGATCGATGCATTGAATGAAGCATGGGATCGTGAATATCGTCGCTTTGATGATATCGGGTCGCCGGTATGGCTGGAGGAAGCTGCCGGCGAGCCGGGGCGGGCGGTGGCGTGGTTCGACCACAAAGTGTTCATGGACCATGCATTCGCCCACAGGCATGAAGCCTTTGCCGATATTGTTCGAAAGCGTGATCCAAACGCGCGTGTCGGTTTCGATGGTTTTATGCGTTACCATTGGATGGCCGGCTATGACTTTGATCGGCTCACGCGGAACCTGGATCTGAATCAGGTGTATTCGCACCGCCCACCGCAGGGGGAGATTGTCAGTTCACTATCAGGCGAGAACGCATTCACCGGTGAATGGCAGAATCACCTTGCAGGCATGGAAGAAGGTTTTGCTGCGATCCCATGGCATAACCTTTTCAAAGGCCACAACTCGGTATGGTGGTGGACGATGTGGGGGAACAACACCTCACCGTTTTACCCCGACCTGACGCTGGCGCCACACGGTGAGACATTCACGGCGTCGCTTGCGCAGATCCGCCAAGGCCTCGGGCGACTGCTGGTTCAGGCCGAGCGGGATCATTCGAAAATTGCGATTCTATACAACCCGATTGACATTTTTGCCTCCAAGCTTGCGGAATCCGTAGCGCCTGGCTCCATCTTCGCGGGCGACAAGGCCTGGGTTCGTAATCATGAAGGCGTGATTCGGCTGCTGGATGATCTTGGGTACAGTTACCGGCATGTGGCCGCTTCCCGTCTCATCGAACAGCCGGACACCTTGAATCAATACGAAGTGCTGTTTTTGCCTTTGGCGACCTGCTTGTCAGATGAGTTGGCTGAGCATGTCAGAGAATTTGTTCAGCTAGGAGGCACGGTTATCGCTGATGGGCGAACAGGCATCATGCGGGAGGACGGGGGGTTGAGAGACGCTCGGCCGCTCAATGATCTGTTTGGTATAGACGCAGTCGCCGGCCTTGAAGCGTTGTCGGCAGGCTCAAGTGAGCGTCAGGTTGTCGTCCGCGGTCAGTCGATCATGCTGGACGCGATCGAGCCGAGCCTTAAAGTGGCGGACGCCAAGCCGCTCTTGACCGCCGACGATACGCCGATGGTCTTGAGAAGGCAGCATGAGCGCGGACAGGCTGTCATGTTGAACTTTTCGTTCAAGCAAGTCCGTGAGTTACGGCTGAGGCATGAGGCCGATCCGCTTCTGGCACTGTTCGGGAGTCTTCTGCGTGAATCGAACGTCCGTCCGCACGCAAGACTGGTTGCGAATGGAGGAGCAGCTCGCAATACCAAAATGTCGTTGTTCAGGAATGGAGCGTCGCGCTATCTTGGCATTGAGCAGGATATTTTCCGCGACGCTTTCATGGGAACGATTCCCGATGAGGAGGCGACCGTTCGCTTGGATGAGCCGACGTATGTGTATGACATGCGAACGGGTGAGCTTGTGGATGATGAGCCGACCGATACGTGGCGAATCACACTGAAGCGTGGCTATCCACACTTGTTCGCACTCTTGCCGTACCGCATCGTTTCCCTTGATGTGGAAGGCCCCGCGTCGGTCGAGGCAGGTCAATCGGCTCGATTGACGATCAATGTTGGCGTTTCGGAAGGCACTGGTGATCGGCATGTCGTTCACGTGCAAGCCATTCCGCCGAACAGTGACGAGCCATATCGCATGTATTCGCATAACGTCGACTGTGATGCGGATGGTGTGGGCGAGTCAACGATTCCCTTCGCGGTCAACGATCCGGCGGGAACATGGATAATCATCGTTCGTGATGCCGCAACTGGCAAAACTACGACTCGTGAACTCGAGCTTGTTTCGGGCGGTTGA
- a CDS encoding M55 family metallopeptidase, with product MHTDVEGVAGWVFYGQRDMDRSANREHTHRMNALFTGEVVAACEAALDAGASEIYINDAHGPCHSVDFERLPAGCRIIHGRPGYFDAWLSQLDETFDAMICVGQHAMAGTPASVCPHSMWHVNDGLKLSETTMAAALAGTKGVRRCW from the coding sequence ATGCACACCGACGTAGAGGGCGTGGCCGGCTGGGTGTTCTACGGCCAGCGGGACATGGACCGTTCGGCCAACCGCGAGCACACCCATCGGATGAATGCGCTATTCACCGGCGAAGTGGTGGCCGCCTGCGAAGCGGCGCTGGATGCCGGCGCGAGCGAAATCTACATCAACGACGCCCATGGGCCCTGCCACAGCGTCGACTTCGAGCGTCTGCCCGCCGGTTGCCGGATCATTCACGGCCGACCGGGGTACTTCGATGCCTGGCTGTCGCAACTGGATGAAACCTTCGACGCGATGATCTGCGTCGGCCAGCATGCCATGGCCGGGACGCCGGCGTCGGTGTGTCCCCACTCGATGTGGCATGTCAACGACGGGCTCAAGCTCAGCGAGACCACCATGGCCGCTGCGTTGGCAGGCACCAAAGGGGTGCGACGGTGCTGGTGA
- a CDS encoding M55 family metallopeptidase — translation MLVTGDDKICAEVREKIPGIHTAAVKTGIAAQNACSLAPVEARQRIGEAVAAALGEIQKIKPYTIPGPYRLNISNRDPAQRLFDQDVEGADLWETFHQAVNSTSYGHYQEDPIDDGSFRWP, via the coding sequence GTGCTGGTGACCGGCGACGACAAGATCTGCGCCGAAGTGCGTGAAAAGATTCCCGGCATCCATACCGCTGCAGTGAAAACCGGCATCGCCGCGCAGAACGCCTGCTCCCTGGCGCCGGTGGAAGCCCGGCAGCGCATCGGCGAAGCCGTGGCCGCAGCGCTGGGCGAGATTCAGAAGATCAAGCCTTACACGATTCCGGGCCCTTACCGGTTGAACATCAGCAATCGCGACCCGGCGCAGCGCCTGTTCGACCAGGACGTGGAGGGCGCCGACCTGTGGGAGACCTTTCATCAAGCGGTGAACAGCACGTCGTACGGTCACTACCAGGAAGACCCGATCGATGACGGCAGTTTCCGCTGGCCTTGA
- a CDS encoding Gfo/Idh/MocA family protein, whose protein sequence is MQAPTIVPQTRPIRIAVIGCGALAQSQHLPNIVAAPQLSLQACCDVSDETLTACQARFSPAYTSTDFAPVVRDPDVELIVLAATERLRLPVIRAAAEAGKPIYVEKPMARSLEESYQIQQIVRDAGIPFCIGHNRRSAPAMIEAHQIFRQHMENPTAVPWRWERESPRMGLAEEGVPGMSVRVNDDWHSWKNWVFDKEQAPHGPMLFEMTHFTDMCNWFMDDEPEVVTALDSGMLNSGVVIRYRNGAIATIGMFANGTFGYPKELYEVFGQGAAVAVDHMLEVRTVGIDDAPPHKTYAMLNDRHSSVGTEGGLSGWLAKKRTACEEAAAAGDPLQQFTAEPDKGHAHHLHRFVAEVTGQGPMVCGVDEAVRATQVAIAAIQSARQGKPVLVETLGPPTA, encoded by the coding sequence ATGCAAGCCCCCACTATCGTGCCTCAGACCCGTCCGATTCGCATCGCCGTCATCGGTTGCGGGGCGCTGGCGCAGAGTCAGCATCTGCCGAATATCGTGGCCGCGCCGCAGCTTTCATTGCAGGCGTGTTGTGATGTCTCGGACGAGACGTTGACGGCGTGTCAGGCGCGTTTCAGCCCGGCCTATACGAGCACGGACTTCGCGCCGGTCGTGCGTGACCCGGATGTCGAGTTGATCGTGCTCGCCGCCACGGAGCGGTTGCGGCTGCCGGTGATCCGCGCTGCGGCGGAGGCGGGCAAGCCGATCTACGTGGAAAAGCCGATGGCCCGTTCGCTGGAGGAAAGCTACCAGATTCAGCAGATCGTCCGCGACGCCGGCATTCCCTTCTGCATCGGACACAACCGTCGCAGTGCCCCGGCCATGATCGAAGCACACCAGATCTTCCGCCAGCACATGGAAAACCCGACCGCCGTGCCCTGGCGATGGGAGCGCGAGTCCCCGCGCATGGGGCTGGCCGAGGAGGGCGTGCCGGGCATGAGCGTACGGGTCAATGATGACTGGCATTCGTGGAAAAACTGGGTGTTCGACAAGGAGCAGGCGCCTCACGGCCCGATGCTCTTTGAGATGACGCACTTTACCGATATGTGCAACTGGTTTATGGATGATGAGCCGGAGGTGGTGACGGCCTTGGACTCGGGCATGCTCAACAGCGGCGTGGTGATCCGCTACCGCAACGGCGCGATAGCGACGATCGGCATGTTCGCCAACGGCACGTTCGGCTATCCCAAGGAGCTGTACGAGGTGTTCGGCCAGGGGGCGGCGGTGGCGGTCGATCACATGCTGGAGGTGCGGACGGTGGGCATTGATGATGCGCCGCCGCACAAGACGTATGCAATGCTCAACGATCGCCATTCATCTGTCGGCACGGAAGGCGGCTTGTCTGGCTGGCTGGCGAAGAAGCGGACGGCCTGCGAAGAAGCTGCAGCGGCGGGCGATCCGTTGCAGCAGTTCACCGCCGAGCCTGACAAGGGGCATGCCCATCACCTGCACCGTTTCGTGGCGGAGGTGACTGGCCAGGGACCGATGGTGTGCGGCGTGGACGAGGCGGTGCGTGCGACGCAGGTCGCGATCGCGGCGATCCAATCAGCCCGTCAAGGCAAGCCGGTGCTCGTCGAAACGCTTGGTCCGCCGACGGCATAG
- a CDS encoding enolase C-terminal domain-like protein, which produces MPDQALQVAGLAQVREARVALSHQPFVRPLVLSTGPIASITQADAVVRVRVGEIEAEGRGCIYLSDLWAWPDPAVVHADRDAAMRAYCHHVAERLPRISDQPAHPLAIGLRLHHDAIEQTPTIEPATPPALARCVCASIFDAAVHDAVGQALGVSAFDLYAADQPLPEADTAFGGVGRTFAAIRKMLRAPPRTHSPAWWIVGKADDLEQDVRPHIEKHGYFAFKLKIMGRDADEDAHRVAEVYRAARDWGINQPRLTIDSNEANPDAASVLEFLDRLTAIDRDACSALEMIEQPTGRDIQKHAFDWSPVAARKPVMVDEGLMTLDSMKLAREQGWSGFAMKTCKGHSFALVAAAWAQQHGMAMSLQDLTNPGLSALHAALFAARVPTMNGVELNSPQFTPAANADWLDRYPDLFRVRNGMHQLPAPTTVGLGGQVMP; this is translated from the coding sequence ATGCCCGATCAGGCACTTCAAGTGGCCGGCCTCGCTCAGGTACGCGAAGCCCGTGTAGCGTTATCCCATCAGCCGTTCGTGCGGCCACTGGTGCTGAGCACCGGGCCGATCGCGTCAATCACACAGGCCGACGCGGTGGTGCGTGTGCGCGTGGGGGAGATTGAGGCCGAGGGACGCGGCTGTATCTATCTCAGTGACTTATGGGCCTGGCCGGACCCGGCAGTGGTACACGCGGACCGTGACGCGGCCATGCGGGCGTATTGCCATCACGTTGCGGAGCGTCTGCCACGGATCAGCGATCAACCGGCGCATCCGCTGGCCATCGGCCTTCGGCTGCACCACGACGCGATCGAGCAGACGCCGACGATCGAGCCGGCCACACCCCCGGCACTGGCGCGGTGTGTATGCGCAAGCATCTTCGATGCGGCGGTGCACGATGCCGTGGGGCAGGCGCTGGGCGTCAGCGCGTTCGATCTCTACGCGGCCGATCAACCTTTGCCGGAGGCCGACACGGCATTCGGCGGTGTCGGCCGCACCTTCGCCGCCATCCGGAAGATGCTCCGCGCGCCGCCGCGCACGCACAGCCCGGCCTGGTGGATCGTGGGCAAGGCGGACGACCTGGAGCAGGATGTTCGCCCGCATATCGAAAAGCATGGCTACTTCGCGTTCAAACTCAAGATCATGGGCCGGGATGCGGACGAGGACGCCCATCGCGTCGCCGAGGTGTACCGCGCCGCCCGAGACTGGGGCATCAATCAGCCGCGCCTGACCATTGATTCGAACGAAGCGAATCCCGACGCGGCGAGCGTGCTCGAATTTCTCGATCGCCTGACCGCGATCGACCGCGACGCCTGCAGCGCATTGGAGATGATCGAGCAACCGACCGGGCGGGATATTCAAAAGCATGCGTTTGATTGGTCGCCCGTCGCGGCCCGCAAGCCGGTGATGGTGGACGAGGGGCTGATGACGCTGGACTCGATGAAGTTGGCCCGCGAGCAGGGCTGGTCGGGCTTTGCGATGAAGACATGCAAAGGGCACAGTTTTGCGCTGGTCGCCGCGGCGTGGGCTCAGCAGCACGGCATGGCGATGTCGTTGCAGGACCTGACCAATCCGGGCTTGAGCGCGTTGCATGCCGCGTTGTTTGCGGCACGCGTGCCGACGATGAACGGCGTCGAGTTGAACTCGCCCCAGTTCACCCCGGCCGCCAACGCCGACTGGCTCGACCGCTATCCCGATCTGTTTCGCGTCCGCAACGGGATGCACCAACTGCCCGCACCCACGACGGTGGGGCTCGGTGGGCAGGTGATGCCGTAG
- a CDS encoding integrase core domain-containing protein, protein MPRLFHPLLKMITHATHRELAGQVQYLKVENEILRSKLPKRITVTPAEKARLVKFGRKVGSAIRELITIVTPRTFARWVSGGASKPGASKRKPGRPRTSEEIRDIILRIAEETGWGYTRILGELKKLGIHSVGRTTVRKILIEAGHDPGPTRGEGTWDEFLKIHAKTLWATDFLSKKVWTLGGLVDYYMVFFINVETRRVIMSAATAHPTNDWVTQQARNFVMEAEEQGFEIRHVIHDCDTKYTQRFDRVFESDGVEVHQVGPAQPNMNAFAERFVQSIQQEALDHFVVLGEKHLNHIANEYLVHYHEERPHQALGNAPPVELKVAQDGEVVCRERLGGLLRHYHRKAA, encoded by the coding sequence ATGCCCAGGTTGTTCCATCCGCTCTTGAAGATGATCACCCATGCCACCCACCGCGAGCTGGCTGGCCAAGTGCAGTACCTCAAGGTCGAGAACGAGATCCTGCGCAGCAAGCTGCCCAAGCGGATCACGGTGACCCCGGCGGAAAAGGCCCGGCTGGTCAAGTTCGGCAGGAAGGTGGGCAGCGCCATCCGCGAGTTGATCACCATCGTGACGCCACGCACCTTCGCCCGGTGGGTGAGCGGTGGCGCCAGCAAGCCAGGGGCATCGAAGCGCAAACCCGGCCGGCCGCGCACGTCGGAGGAGATCCGGGACATCATTCTCCGAATCGCCGAGGAAACGGGCTGGGGCTATACGAGAATTTTGGGCGAACTCAAGAAGCTGGGCATCCACAGCGTCGGCCGTACCACCGTGCGCAAGATCCTGATCGAAGCGGGGCACGATCCCGGCCCTACCCGCGGCGAGGGCACATGGGATGAGTTCCTCAAGATTCATGCCAAGACCTTGTGGGCCACGGACTTCCTGAGCAAGAAGGTGTGGACGCTCGGCGGCCTGGTCGACTACTACATGGTGTTCTTCATCAACGTCGAGACGCGCCGCGTGATCATGAGCGCCGCCACGGCACATCCGACCAATGACTGGGTGACGCAGCAGGCGCGGAACTTCGTGATGGAGGCGGAGGAGCAGGGCTTCGAGATTAGGCACGTGATCCACGACTGTGACACGAAGTACACGCAGCGGTTCGATCGGGTGTTCGAGTCAGACGGTGTTGAAGTGCACCAGGTCGGGCCGGCCCAGCCGAACATGAATGCGTTCGCGGAACGGTTTGTGCAATCGATCCAGCAGGAAGCGTTGGACCACTTCGTCGTGCTGGGCGAGAAGCATTTGAATCACATTGCCAACGAATATCTTGTCCATTATCACGAAGAACGGCCACATCAAGCCTTGGGCAACGCGCCGCCGGTGGAACTGAAGGTGGCACAGGATGGCGAGGTGGTGTGTCGCGAGCGGCTGGGTGGGCTGCTGCGCCACTATCACCGGAAGGCGGCGTAA
- a CDS encoding LamG domain-containing protein, with protein MATTNQFGKWALSAGVSCALLASVVADSADASTIGYWRFGDNPNEPGSLVADSGPNELDLALAGGAPLPTQVTLPATGPGSAFPQAVPLTQDSNTQAASFDGGGYFSLSDTSDFEITNQMTIEAYVNRSSMVGTRFLAAHNTTSGNNRSWFFGVTNAGQLRFGSSADGVGSTNQNSTFASEDTLEAGKDYYVAAVYNAGTVTFWVQNLTDDGELASSVVTGYEASLYDADSTFLIGNWNNGSATSWEGLIDEVRLSNTALNENQLLAVPEPASLALLGAGGLLVLTRRKRRGQTTA; from the coding sequence ATGGCTACAACCAACCAGTTCGGAAAATGGGCTCTGTCAGCCGGCGTGTCATGTGCGCTGCTTGCAAGCGTTGTCGCTGACTCGGCCGATGCTTCCACGATCGGATACTGGCGTTTCGGCGACAACCCGAACGAGCCTGGTTCGTTGGTCGCGGACTCGGGGCCGAACGAGCTTGATCTGGCATTGGCCGGGGGTGCGCCGTTGCCCACACAGGTTACCTTGCCCGCCACCGGCCCGGGCAGCGCGTTCCCGCAAGCGGTGCCGTTGACGCAGGACAGCAACACGCAGGCGGCCAGCTTCGACGGCGGGGGGTATTTCAGCCTTTCTGACACGAGTGACTTCGAAATCACGAATCAGATGACCATTGAAGCCTATGTCAATCGCAGTTCAATGGTTGGAACTCGGTTTCTCGCCGCTCATAACACAACCTCAGGAAACAATCGAAGCTGGTTTTTCGGTGTAACCAACGCAGGCCAGTTGCGATTCGGCAGCAGTGCAGACGGTGTTGGGAGCACTAACCAGAACAGCACATTCGCGTCTGAAGATACGCTTGAAGCAGGAAAGGATTACTATGTGGCGGCGGTGTACAACGCCGGCACGGTCACGTTCTGGGTGCAGAACCTGACGGATGATGGCGAACTGGCCAGCAGTGTGGTGACCGGTTATGAAGCCTCCTTATATGATGCAGACAGCACTTTTCTAATCGGCAACTGGAACAACGGGTCAGCGACTTCGTGGGAGGGGCTGATCGACGAGGTGCGACTGTCGAACACAGCGTTGAATGAAAACCAGTTGTTGGCCGTACCCGAGCCGGCCAGTCTGGCACTACTCGGCGCGGGCGGCCTGCTTGTCCTGACGCGGCGTAAACGGCGTGGGCAGACGACCGCTTGA
- a CDS encoding LacI family DNA-binding transcriptional regulator: protein MATLADIAQQAKVSPSTVSLAINNRKGVKPETRRRIKQLASELGYRFRQLDGENGSSDAIPAATIGVVYPASSLRRDGTLSDLQAKYLFSIRKQLKAQKSPVSVLAAMDHVEQDPFFRQMIDDDSIAGLIFLKATPSDGYTEYAAKNNIPQVVLGSSPAIKGCSSISVDHYDAGRQVAEFFASRGHKQVAMVDDQDSVSISLQQRAEGFAEACAEYGLELTIKETGVGGAGGTDEVDGQSIVEAVRKTKTTAVFCVTDAVARNTIAILEPAGLRVPGDVAVVGFDNVSSVVSSGNRITSVGYDIEKMASFAPCVLAQMMEKKLPIREIKVTIESYIAEHHTT, encoded by the coding sequence ATGGCGACTCTGGCCGACATTGCTCAGCAAGCCAAGGTGTCCCCAAGCACCGTCTCCCTTGCAATCAACAACCGCAAGGGCGTGAAGCCGGAGACCCGGCGACGCATCAAACAGCTTGCCAGCGAACTGGGGTATCGGTTCCGTCAACTCGACGGTGAGAACGGTTCATCTGACGCAATCCCCGCGGCAACCATCGGCGTGGTCTATCCCGCCAGCAGCCTTCGACGCGATGGAACGCTCAGCGATCTCCAAGCCAAGTATCTCTTCAGCATCCGAAAGCAATTGAAAGCGCAGAAGTCGCCTGTCAGCGTTCTGGCAGCGATGGATCACGTCGAACAGGATCCGTTTTTTCGGCAAATGATTGATGATGACAGCATTGCCGGGCTGATCTTTCTGAAGGCCACCCCGAGCGACGGCTATACCGAATACGCGGCGAAAAACAACATACCGCAGGTTGTGCTCGGCAGTTCGCCTGCAATCAAGGGATGCAGCAGTATCTCGGTGGATCATTACGACGCGGGCCGGCAGGTTGCCGAGTTTTTCGCCAGCCGCGGTCATAAACAGGTCGCCATGGTCGATGACCAAGACAGCGTCTCCATCTCATTGCAACAGCGAGCCGAAGGGTTTGCCGAAGCTTGTGCGGAATATGGGCTCGAACTCACCATCAAAGAAACGGGCGTCGGCGGCGCTGGCGGCACAGATGAGGTGGACGGCCAATCGATTGTTGAAGCAGTGCGCAAAACGAAAACCACCGCTGTTTTCTGCGTGACCGACGCCGTCGCCCGCAACACGATCGCCATTCTCGAGCCGGCGGGTCTGCGTGTTCCTGGCGATGTGGCGGTAGTCGGCTTTGATAATGTCAGCAGCGTGGTATCTTCAGGAAACCGGATTACCTCCGTTGGATATGACATTGAAAAAATGGCAAGCTTCGCGCCGTGTGTGCTCGCGCAGATGATGGAAAAGAAGTTGCCCATCCGCGAAATCAAAGTCACGATTGAAAGCTACATTGCTGAGCATCATACAACGTAA